One Acropora palmata chromosome 2, jaAcrPala1.3, whole genome shotgun sequence genomic window carries:
- the LOC141865518 gene encoding dnaJ homolog subfamily B member 2-like, protein MSEDYYEILEVPRAATQDDIRKGYRKQALKWHPDKNPDNKEQAEERFKLVSEAYEVLSNKDKREIYDRYGKEGLSGFSGSGQNENGGYATSFDAFSSQFFRNPEEVFREFFSSTSFNDLFEMVFQTLDAFQDLSTRRNASRRRSRRRNSDDFFQPNSFEDPFSNRSHIDDSGFDFDFRYPERFFDNYEDDQPLGHRNRRRSSHRDNRRSTERQTQDNHPNFYDPFASFAGLHDFSRMFDHFADIERHMTATMQRMFGRL, encoded by the coding sequence ATGTCAGAAGACTACTATGAAATTCTTGAAGTGCCTAGAGCAGCTACACAGGACGATATAAGGAAGGGTTATCGAAAACAAGCGTTGAAATGGCACCCTGACAAAAACCCTGACAATAAGGAACAGGCGGaggaaagattcaagttaGTGTCAGAGGCGTACGAAGTGCTATCAAATAAAGACAAACGCGAAATATACGATAGATATGGAAAAGAAGGATTATCGGGTTTCTCAGGTAGTGGGCAGAACGAGAATGGCGGTTATGCCACTTCCTTCGACGCTTTCTCGTCGCAGTTCTTCCGGAACCCAGAGGAAGTTTTCAGAGAATTTTTCAGCTCAACCTCGTTCAATGATTTGTTTGAGATGGTGTTCCAAACGCTCGATGCATTTCAAGATTTGTCTACCAGGCGAAATGCTTCGAGGAGGAGAAGTCGACGGCGAAATTCGGACGACTTTTTTCAACCCAATTCTTTCGAGGATCCTTTCTCGAATCGGTCGCACATCGACGATTCAGGTTTCGACTTCGATTTCAGATACCCAGAGAGATTTTTCGACAATTACGAAGACGATCAACCTTTGGGGCATAGGAACAGAAGACGCTCAAGCCATCGAGACAACCGAAGAAGCACAGAAAGGCAGACTCAAGACAATCATCCTAACTTCTACGACCCCTTCGCGAGCTTTGCAGGGCTTCACGATTTCAGCAGAATGTTTGACCATTTCGCAGATATCGAGAGGCATATGACGGCTACTATGCAAAGAATGTTTGGCAGACTTTAA
- the LOC141865455 gene encoding uncharacterized protein LOC141865455: MMETVSGIPVVDFSAMSVEHEEIPLPSDDRVQTIVRQIHEAFSTVGFVYLKNHGITQERVEKTFAVMDKFFTLSKDLKNKYRKKGELDANGWEALEREITDPTKPGDLKESFDIGAFDNKKFHWPTEVPDLHPTTKTLFDLLSLVGDRVLSVMALGLGLPADTFKEYYKDVGTEAGTALLCFNYYPRITDICQIKPGQIRCGEHTDYGGITLLFQDDAGGLEVVNRDKKFVSATPLPGTIIVNIADLMQRWTANKFVSTVHRVIIPNGELKQKTPRRSIAFFYDPDWKARIACLDGSNKYPSIKCGKYVTQVMSGSFSF; this comes from the exons ATGATGGAGACTGTTTCTGGGATACCAGTGGTAGATTTTTCTGCCATGAGCGTAGAGCACGAAGAAATTCCACTGCCTTCAGACGACAGAGTCCAAACGATCGTAAGGCAAATTCACGAGGCATTCAGCACTGTTGGGTTTGTTTACCTCAAGAATCACGGAATCACCCAAGAAAGG GTGGAAAAAACATTTGCTGTGATGGATAAATTCTTTACTCTCAGTaaagatttgaaaaataaatacaggAAAAAAGGAGAACTGGATGCCAATGGCTGGGAGGCACTGGAAAGAGAAAT CACTGACCCAACAAAGCCAGGCGACCTTAAAGAATCATTTGATATCGGAGCATTcgacaataaaaaattt CACTGGCCAACAGAGGTTCCTGATCTTCACCCAACAACAAAGACACTATTTGATCTTCTCAGTTTGGTTGGTGATAGGGTGTTGAGCGTTATGGCCTTAGGATTGGGACTG CCAGCAGATACCTTCAAGGAATATTACAAAGATGTTGGCACAGAAGCAGGTACAGCTCTTTTGTGCTTTAACTACTACCCACGAATTACTGACATTTGCCAGATAAAGCCAGGACAGATAAGATGTGGAGAACACACAGATTATGGAGGCATAACACTATTATTTCAAGATGATGCTGGTGGTCTGGAG GTTGTCAATCGGGATAAGAAGTTTGTCTCTGCCACCCCTTTACCAGGAACTATCATTGTAAACATAGCTGACTTAATGCAGAGGTGGACTGCCAATAAGTTTGTCTCCACG gttcacagAGTCATTATTCCAAATGGCGAACTCAAGCAGAAAACTCCAAGACGTTCCATAGCATTCTTCTATGATCCAGACTGGAAGGCAAGGATTGCATGCCTAGATGGCTCCAACAAATACCCATCAATCAAGTGTGGGAAATATGTCACACAAGTTATGTCAGGCTCTTTCAGTTTTTGA